From one Musa acuminata AAA Group cultivar baxijiao chromosome BXJ2-6, Cavendish_Baxijiao_AAA, whole genome shotgun sequence genomic stretch:
- the LOC135615431 gene encoding protein kinase STUNTED-like isoform X1 yields MQERGGRELQEKKKENEDEGGGKTVLVGIKMDADSRELLTWSLVKIADAGDRVFALHVLPSTPSDSSDASLGCSSLLSIVKAFEAMLAVYEGFCNLKQVDLKMKIARGSSIRKVLVSEAIAYGASSLVVGVAKNSHGIGYSSTSIAKYCARNLPRACSVFAVSNGKTLFKREAVPASQPLAQNRAKNAAAALSAGQQALTRSYTKLLNRRPVKSAVAKGQRPGTTANTSSSSPRCLSNLKRSKSDCDNHIRKDRGSLQRNQSVALVPAKKPEAPASRICLLSADSSEVRPGWPLLRKAMLSNRRTASADGSSVVQWAMRLPSRFSATSAVHPDHRPVNSDARAYHRRDAESGAVVPAEDTSSPLLHKEEHKIPKELEHLREKYSSICRLFSYKELCRMTSDFSPEQLIGKGGSSRVYKGCLPDGKELAVKILKHSEDVMNEFISEIEIITALHHKNIISLFGFCFENKDLVLVYDFLSRGSLEDNLHGESSNKHTSSWAERFKVAVGTAKALDYLHGGAGNMQPVIHRDVKSSNILLSEDFEPQLADFGLAKWASASASQLICNDVAGTFGYLAPEYFMYGKVNEKIDVYAFGVVLLELISGRKPVTTGCSKGPESLVMWATRILQAGEVKELVDPCLGTCYDKAELERMMLAASLCIKRAPRSRPQIALVLRLLQGDNDDVLRWARSQVSTSEELEGLDDEAAVFQSNSNIQSHINLALQDIDDDSMSISSTERPNMSWEEYLQGRWSRSSSFD; encoded by the exons GGTGGGCATCAAGATGGACGCCGACAGCCGTGAGCTACTCACCTGGTCCCTCGTGAAGATCGCCGACGCCGGCGATCGCGTCTTCGCCCTCCACGTCCTCCCCTCCACCCCTTCCG ACTCGTCGGATGCGTCCCTTGGCTGCTCTTCCCTGCTGTCCATCGTCAAAGCGTTCGAAGCCATGCTCGCCGTCTACGAGGGATTCTGCAACCTGAAACAG GTTGATTTGAAGATGAAGATAGCCCGAGGCTCCTCCATCCGCAAGGTCTTGGTCAGCGAAGCCATCGCCTACGGAGCCAGCAGCCTGGTTGTGGGCGTAGCCAAGAACAGTCACGGCATCGG GTACTCATCCACCTCGATCGCGAAGTACTGTGCGAGGAATCTGCCTCGAGCTTGCTCGGTGTTCGCGGTGAGCAACGGCAAGACTCTCTTCAAACGAGAAGCCGTGCCGGCTTCTCAGCCCTTAG CCCAAAACAGAGCCAAGAATGCGGCGGCTGCGTTGTCTGCAGGCCAACAAGCCTTAACCAGAAGCTACACAAAGCTCCTGAACAGAAGACCTGTGAAGTCGGCAGTGGCGAAGGGGCAACGACCAGGAACAACAGCCAACACTTCGAGTTCGTCGCCTCGATGCTTGtctaatctaaagagaagcaaatcagATTGCGACAATCATATCAGGAAAGACAGGGGTTCTCTTCAGAGAAATCAATCCGTGGCCTTGGTTCCTGCAAAGAAACCTGAGGCTCCTGCCAGTCGCATTTGTCTTCTCTCTGCGGACTCGTCGGAAGTGAGACCCGGTTGGCCACTTCTCAGAAAAGCCATGCTATCCAACAGGCGAACTGCTTCAGCTGATGGATCGTCGGTGGTTCAGTGGGCGATGCGGCTGCCGAGCCGGTTCTCAGCGACTTCCGCAGTTCATCCTGACCACCGGCCTGTGAATTCTGATGCAAGAGCCTATCACAGACGCGACGCAGAAAGCGGCGCAGTAGTTCCTGCAGAAGACACTTCTTCGCCTCTCCTTCACAAGGAAGAACACAAGATTCCAAAGGAACTGGAACATCTTCGTGAGAAGTACTCATCGATTTGCAGATTGTTCAGCTACAAGGAACTCTGTCGCATGACGTCCGACTTCTCACCAG AGCAACTGATAGGTAAGGGAGGCAGCAGCCGTGTTTACAAGGGCTGTCTTCCTGATGGCAAGGAATTGGCAGTGAAGATTCTGAAGCACTCTGAAGATGTAATGAATGAATTCATATCAGAAATTGAGATCATCACAGCCTTGCATCACAAGAACATCATTTCACTGTTTGGATTCTGCTTCGAGAACAAAGACCTTGTGTTGGTCTATGATTTCCTGTCAAGAGGCAGCTTAGAGGACAACCTTCATG GTGAGAGTTCCAACAAGCATACTTCGAGTTGGGCTGAGAGGTTCAAGGTGGCAGTGGGCACTGCCAAGGCACTGGATTACCTGCACGGTGGTGCCGGCAATATGCAGCCCGTGATCCACCGAGATGTGAAGTCCTCCAACATCCTCCTTTCTGAAGACTTCGAACCGCAG TTGGCTGATTTCGGCCTGGCGAAATGGGCATCAGCTTCAGCATCACAACTGATATGCAATGATGTTGCAGGAACATTTGG GTATTTGGCTCCAGAATACTTCATGTATGGAAAAGTCAACGAAAAGATCGATGTCTATGCGTTTGGGGTGGTGCTTCTTGAGCTCATTTCGGGAAGGAAGCCTGTCACCACAGGGTGCTCCAAGGGCCCGGAGAGCTTGGTTATGTGG GCAACACGAATTCTTCAAGCTggagaagtcaaggagcttgtggATCCATGTTTAGGAACTTGCTATGACAAAGCTGAGTTGGAGCGGATGATGCTTGCTGCTTCCCTTTGCATCAAACGAGCCCCTCGTTCTCGACCCCAAATAGCACTT GTGTTGAGGCTGCTGCAAGGTGACAATGATGATGTGCTGCGGTGGGCGAGATCACAGGTCAGCACTTCAGAGGAGTTGGAGGGATTGGACGATGAAGCAGCCGTGTTCCAAAGTAACAGCAACATCCAGTCTCATATTAATCTTGCGCTGCAGGATATAGACGATGATTCGATGTCGATCAGCAGCACAGAGCGACCGAACATGTCCTGGGAGGAGTATCTACAGGGGAGATGGAGTCGCTCCTCGAGCTTTGATTGA
- the LOC135615431 gene encoding protein kinase STUNTED-like isoform X2 — translation MQERGGRELQEKKKENEDEGGGKTVLVGIKMDADSRELLTWSLVKIADAGDRVFALHVLPSTPSDSSDASLGCSSLLSIVKAFEAMLAVYEGFCNLKQVDLKMKIARGSSIRKVLVSEAIAYGASSLVVGVAKNSHGIGYSSTSIAKYCARNLPRACSVFAVSNGKTLFKREAVPASQPLAQNRAKNAAAALSAGQQALTRSYTKLLNRRPVKSAVAKGQRPGTTANTSSSSPRCLSNLKRSKSDCDNHIRKDRGSLQRNQSVALVPAKKPEAPASRICLLSADSSEVRPGWPLLRKAMLSNRRTASADGSSVVQWAMRLPSRFSATSAVHPDHRPVNSDARAYHRRDAESGAVVPAEDTSSPLLHKEEHKIPKELEHLREKYSSICRLFSYKELCRMTSDFSPEQLIGKGGSSRVYKGCLPDGKELAVKILKHSEDVMNEFISEIEIITALHHKNIISLFGFCFENKDLVLVYDFLSRGSLEDNLHGESSNKHTSSWAERFKVAVGTAKALDYLHGGAGNMQPVIHRDVKSSNILLSEDFEPQLADFGLAKWASASASQLICNDVAGTFGYLAPEYFMYGKVNEKIDVYAFGVVLLELISGRKPVTTGCSKGPESLVMWATRILQAGEVKELVDPCLGTCYDKAELERMMLAASLCIKRAPRSRPQIALVLRLLQGDNDDVLRWARSQDIDDDSMSISSTERPNMSWEEYLQGRWSRSSSFD, via the exons GGTGGGCATCAAGATGGACGCCGACAGCCGTGAGCTACTCACCTGGTCCCTCGTGAAGATCGCCGACGCCGGCGATCGCGTCTTCGCCCTCCACGTCCTCCCCTCCACCCCTTCCG ACTCGTCGGATGCGTCCCTTGGCTGCTCTTCCCTGCTGTCCATCGTCAAAGCGTTCGAAGCCATGCTCGCCGTCTACGAGGGATTCTGCAACCTGAAACAG GTTGATTTGAAGATGAAGATAGCCCGAGGCTCCTCCATCCGCAAGGTCTTGGTCAGCGAAGCCATCGCCTACGGAGCCAGCAGCCTGGTTGTGGGCGTAGCCAAGAACAGTCACGGCATCGG GTACTCATCCACCTCGATCGCGAAGTACTGTGCGAGGAATCTGCCTCGAGCTTGCTCGGTGTTCGCGGTGAGCAACGGCAAGACTCTCTTCAAACGAGAAGCCGTGCCGGCTTCTCAGCCCTTAG CCCAAAACAGAGCCAAGAATGCGGCGGCTGCGTTGTCTGCAGGCCAACAAGCCTTAACCAGAAGCTACACAAAGCTCCTGAACAGAAGACCTGTGAAGTCGGCAGTGGCGAAGGGGCAACGACCAGGAACAACAGCCAACACTTCGAGTTCGTCGCCTCGATGCTTGtctaatctaaagagaagcaaatcagATTGCGACAATCATATCAGGAAAGACAGGGGTTCTCTTCAGAGAAATCAATCCGTGGCCTTGGTTCCTGCAAAGAAACCTGAGGCTCCTGCCAGTCGCATTTGTCTTCTCTCTGCGGACTCGTCGGAAGTGAGACCCGGTTGGCCACTTCTCAGAAAAGCCATGCTATCCAACAGGCGAACTGCTTCAGCTGATGGATCGTCGGTGGTTCAGTGGGCGATGCGGCTGCCGAGCCGGTTCTCAGCGACTTCCGCAGTTCATCCTGACCACCGGCCTGTGAATTCTGATGCAAGAGCCTATCACAGACGCGACGCAGAAAGCGGCGCAGTAGTTCCTGCAGAAGACACTTCTTCGCCTCTCCTTCACAAGGAAGAACACAAGATTCCAAAGGAACTGGAACATCTTCGTGAGAAGTACTCATCGATTTGCAGATTGTTCAGCTACAAGGAACTCTGTCGCATGACGTCCGACTTCTCACCAG AGCAACTGATAGGTAAGGGAGGCAGCAGCCGTGTTTACAAGGGCTGTCTTCCTGATGGCAAGGAATTGGCAGTGAAGATTCTGAAGCACTCTGAAGATGTAATGAATGAATTCATATCAGAAATTGAGATCATCACAGCCTTGCATCACAAGAACATCATTTCACTGTTTGGATTCTGCTTCGAGAACAAAGACCTTGTGTTGGTCTATGATTTCCTGTCAAGAGGCAGCTTAGAGGACAACCTTCATG GTGAGAGTTCCAACAAGCATACTTCGAGTTGGGCTGAGAGGTTCAAGGTGGCAGTGGGCACTGCCAAGGCACTGGATTACCTGCACGGTGGTGCCGGCAATATGCAGCCCGTGATCCACCGAGATGTGAAGTCCTCCAACATCCTCCTTTCTGAAGACTTCGAACCGCAG TTGGCTGATTTCGGCCTGGCGAAATGGGCATCAGCTTCAGCATCACAACTGATATGCAATGATGTTGCAGGAACATTTGG GTATTTGGCTCCAGAATACTTCATGTATGGAAAAGTCAACGAAAAGATCGATGTCTATGCGTTTGGGGTGGTGCTTCTTGAGCTCATTTCGGGAAGGAAGCCTGTCACCACAGGGTGCTCCAAGGGCCCGGAGAGCTTGGTTATGTGG GCAACACGAATTCTTCAAGCTggagaagtcaaggagcttgtggATCCATGTTTAGGAACTTGCTATGACAAAGCTGAGTTGGAGCGGATGATGCTTGCTGCTTCCCTTTGCATCAAACGAGCCCCTCGTTCTCGACCCCAAATAGCACTT GTGTTGAGGCTGCTGCAAGGTGACAATGATGATGTGCTGCGGTGGGCGAGATCACAG GATATAGACGATGATTCGATGTCGATCAGCAGCACAGAGCGACCGAACATGTCCTGGGAGGAGTATCTACAGGGGAGATGGAGTCGCTCCTCGAGCTTTGATTGA